The Primulina tabacum isolate GXHZ01 chromosome 7, ASM2559414v2, whole genome shotgun sequence genome includes a window with the following:
- the LOC142552021 gene encoding putative cinnamyl alcohol dehydrogenase 1: MAAAANGECLGWAARDPSGFLSPYEFNRRSVGSDDVSISIIYCGICYADVIWPRNKLGTSKYPLVPGHEISGVVREIGTNVQRFKVGDHVGVGTYVNSCRECEYCDDYLENYCSKGSVYTFDGVDSDGTITKGGYSSYIVVHERYCFNIPEKYPLELAAPLLCAGITVYSPMMRHNMNQPGKSLGVVGLGGLGHLAVKFGKAFGLKVTVFSTSISKKEESLNVLGADDFVISSDEKAMAAWTKSLDFIINTASGDISFDSYLQLLKTTGILVLVGFPSEVKFSPVNLSPVARSVSGSITGGTKEIQEMLNFCATHKIYPDIELIPIQYVNEALERLIKKDVKYRFVIDVANSLK, encoded by the exons ATGGCTGCCGCTGCAAATGGTGAATGCCTTGGATGGGCCGCCAGAGATCCCTCCGGATTCCTATCTCCTTACGAATTCAACCGCAG GTCTGTTGGAAGTGATGATGTTTCGATAAGCATAATATACTGTGGAATATGTTATGCTGATGTTATCTGGCCCAGAAACAAACTTGGGACTTCAAAGTATCCTTTAGTTCCTGG GCACGAAATCTCCGGTGTCGTACGAGAGATTGGTACCAATGTTCAACGCTTTAAAGTAGGCGACCATGTTGGAGTTGGAACATATGTTAATTCTTGCAGAGAGTGCGAGTATTGTGATGATTACCTAGAAAACTATTGCTCAAAGGGGTCAGTCTACACTTTTGATGGGGTGGATTCCGATGGTACCATAACCAAAGGGGGATATTCTAGCTATATCGTGGTTCACGAAAG GTATTGCTTCAATATACCTGAAAAATACCCGCTAGAATTAGCAGCACCATTACTCTGTGCTGGAATAACGGTTTACAGCCCCATGATGAGGCATAACATGAATCAACCAGGCAAATCTTTGGGGGTTGTAGGGCTAGGTGGACTTGGCCACCTGGCCGTGAAGTTTGGTAAGGCATTTGGATTAAAAGTAACGGTATTTAGTACGAGTATTTCcaagaaagaagagtctttgaATGTTCTTGGAGcggatgattttgttatttctTCTGATGAAAAGGCAATGGCG GCTTGGACTAAGTCATTGGACTTCATTATAAACACAGCGTCTGGGGATATCTCGTTCGATTCTTATCTGCAATTGTTGAAGACGACTGGTATACTTGTGTTGGTGGGATTTCCAAGTGAAGTGAAATTCAGTCCTGTAAACCTCTCTCCAG TTGCGAGGAGCGTTTCGGGAAGTATAACAGGTGGAACCAAGGAAATACAAGAAATGTTGAATTTCTGTGCTACACACAAAATTTACCCCGACATTGAATTGATACCGATTCAATACGTGAACGAGGCCTTGGAGAGGCTGATTAAGAAAGATGTGAAGTATCGGTTTGTGATCGACGTTGCTAATTCGCTCAAGTAA